The following coding sequences are from one Hymenobacter sp. DG25A window:
- a CDS encoding cytochrome c oxidase subunit 3 has protein sequence MSTTTTTQTIPAAALPEPRSGSWDGGNEPFKASYGKLMMWFFLLTDAFTFAAFLTTYGLMRQRHLAYDGAPKDFTFSTAYWPIPEKVFNSFPGLHGMDIPLAFVALMTMILIFSSVTMVLAVEAGHRMDKNDVQKWLLWTILFGSMFISCQAWEWHHFITGSEHGLKMLDGSTIFGASLTQNEYGPVLFADLFFFITGFHGFHVFSGVCLLIWCFIATTNGTFHKRGHYEMVEKIGLYWHFVDLVWVFVFTFFYLI, from the coding sequence ATGTCCACCACAACCACGACACAGACCATTCCGGCTGCTGCCCTGCCCGAGCCCCGCAGCGGTTCCTGGGACGGAGGCAATGAACCCTTCAAGGCTAGCTATGGCAAGCTGATGATGTGGTTCTTCCTGCTGACGGATGCTTTCACGTTCGCGGCTTTCCTGACCACCTATGGTCTGATGCGCCAGCGCCACTTGGCTTATGACGGTGCACCGAAAGACTTTACCTTCTCTACTGCCTACTGGCCCATTCCGGAAAAGGTATTTAATTCCTTCCCCGGCCTGCACGGCATGGACATCCCGCTGGCCTTTGTGGCTCTGATGACGATGATCCTGATTTTCTCGTCAGTAACCATGGTACTGGCTGTAGAAGCCGGCCACCGCATGGATAAGAACGACGTGCAGAAATGGCTGTTGTGGACTATCCTGTTCGGGAGCATGTTCATCAGCTGCCAGGCGTGGGAGTGGCATCACTTCATCACCGGTAGCGAGCATGGCCTGAAAATGCTGGACGGCAGTACCATATTTGGCGCTTCCCTCACGCAGAATGAATACGGACCGGTACTGTTTGCTGACCTGTTCTTCTTCATCACCGGCTTCCACGGTTTCCACGTATTCTCGGGCGTCTGCCTGCTGATCTGGTGCTTTATTGCTACCACCAACGGCACCTTCCACAAGCGTGGCCACTACGAAATGGTAGAGAAGATTGGCCTGTACTGGCACTTTGTGGATCTGGTGTGGGTATTCGTCTTCACTTTCTTCTATCTCATTTGA
- a CDS encoding cytochrome C oxidase subunit IV family protein: MAHSAQDFDPSVEAHHAKPNTRPIFIALAWIVGITTLEFAIAFALPHTMATLKNSIFIVMTILKAFFIVGEFMHLKHETKGLIWTILIPMALLVWLLVALVTEGSYIGEVIFNR; the protein is encoded by the coding sequence ATGGCTCATTCTGCTCAAGATTTCGACCCCTCAGTAGAAGCACATCACGCCAAGCCTAACACGCGCCCCATCTTCATTGCACTGGCTTGGATTGTAGGCATCACTACGCTGGAATTCGCTATTGCTTTTGCCCTGCCGCACACCATGGCTACGCTCAAGAACAGCATCTTCATTGTGATGACTATTCTGAAGGCCTTCTTCATTGTAGGCGAATTCATGCACCTGAAGCATGAAACCAAAGGCCTGATCTGGACTATCCTGATTCCGATGGCGCTGCTGGTCTGGCTGCTGGTTGCCTTGGTAACAGAAGGCTCCTACATCGGCGAGGTGATTTTCAACCGCTAG
- a CDS encoding SCO family protein: MRPKQILLLGLLLLVPVLAFLFLKTFGTNRYALPTYLPDRIDSVRVGEKWQRDTVFHPIANFRLRAQTGRIVTGQELAKNGLYLASFFYTSCPGACPQVNAQLQRVQEKYRHEPRVRLASFTVNPKQDSVVVLERYAEQVGAIAGKWFFLTGDEADIYQLAEKEFRLPRPSGIAPGLVHSQLVFLVDRDQHVRGIYDGTKPRDIERLITEISVLLYMYDHDLPRR; the protein is encoded by the coding sequence ATGCGGCCCAAACAAATATTACTGTTGGGCCTGCTACTGCTCGTTCCGGTACTGGCGTTTTTGTTTCTCAAAACCTTCGGTACCAACCGTTACGCGCTGCCAACTTACTTGCCTGACCGCATCGATTCTGTGCGGGTAGGGGAGAAGTGGCAGCGCGATACTGTTTTTCACCCCATAGCCAACTTCCGGCTGCGGGCCCAGACAGGCCGGATAGTGACCGGGCAGGAGCTGGCGAAAAACGGCCTTTACCTGGCCAGTTTCTTTTATACTTCCTGCCCGGGGGCCTGCCCCCAGGTGAATGCCCAGCTGCAGCGGGTTCAGGAAAAGTACCGGCACGAGCCGCGCGTACGGCTGGCCTCCTTTACGGTAAACCCTAAGCAGGACTCAGTGGTTGTACTGGAGCGCTATGCTGAGCAGGTGGGTGCTATTGCGGGCAAATGGTTTTTCCTGACCGGGGATGAGGCTGACATCTATCAGCTGGCAGAAAAGGAGTTCCGCCTGCCCCGCCCTTCCGGCATAGCGCCCGGGCTGGTGCATAGCCAGCTGGTATTTCTGGTAGACCGCGACCAGCACGTGCGGGGCATCTATGATGGCACCAAACCGCGGGATATTGAGCGCCTCATTACCGAAATCAGCGTACTGCTGTACATGTATGACCACGACCTACCCCGCCGCTAA
- a CDS encoding DUF420 domain-containing protein, whose protein sequence is MTTTYPAANPGQHTKYKLILGILAAAVPLVVAVLYYFPEAFRIPGAQVKFLPAVNAVLNSLTALCLLMGFYFIRNKQVAQHRAMMGTAFLISSLFLVSYVIYHSQVPSTKFGGEGLVRTVYFVLLLSHILLAIVTVGLVLFTLYFALTEQFQKHRRIARWTFPVWLYVSVTGVIVYFMIAPYYT, encoded by the coding sequence ATGACCACGACCTACCCCGCCGCTAACCCCGGCCAACACACCAAATACAAACTCATTCTGGGCATACTGGCAGCCGCGGTGCCACTGGTGGTGGCCGTGCTCTACTATTTTCCCGAAGCCTTCCGCATACCCGGGGCCCAGGTAAAGTTTCTGCCGGCGGTAAATGCCGTATTGAATTCCCTGACGGCGCTTTGCCTGCTGATGGGCTTCTATTTCATCCGCAACAAGCAGGTAGCGCAACACCGGGCTATGATGGGCACGGCCTTTCTGATTTCCTCGCTGTTTCTGGTGTCGTATGTTATTTACCACTCCCAGGTGCCTTCCACTAAGTTTGGAGGCGAGGGCCTGGTGCGGACGGTATATTTTGTGCTGCTGCTTTCCCACATTCTGCTAGCTATTGTAACCGTAGGATTGGTACTGTTCACGCTGTACTTCGCTCTCACGGAGCAATTTCAGAAGCACCGCCGCATTGCCCGCTGGACGTTCCCGGTATGGCTGTACGTCTCGGTTACGGGCGTCATCGTGTATTTCATGATTGCCCCGTACTATACCTGA
- a CDS encoding DUF983 domain-containing protein, which translates to MAGTRSALLAILAQKCPRCHQGPLFLHPAYNLNKFDEMPEKCPVCGQHYEPEVGFYWGAMYISYGLSVGVVLIVGLLLYFVAHDPAVWVYVTGVSVIMLALTPLLFRYARTLMLYLFGGIRYNPAAAQPPAPNPKY; encoded by the coding sequence ATGGCCGGCACCCGCTCTGCTTTGCTGGCTATCCTGGCGCAAAAATGCCCCCGGTGCCATCAGGGACCTTTGTTTCTGCATCCGGCTTATAACCTGAATAAGTTTGATGAGATGCCCGAGAAGTGCCCCGTCTGCGGGCAGCACTACGAGCCGGAAGTGGGCTTTTACTGGGGCGCCATGTACATCAGCTATGGCCTCTCCGTAGGCGTGGTATTGATAGTAGGGTTGCTGTTGTACTTTGTGGCCCATGATCCGGCTGTTTGGGTATACGTAACGGGCGTTTCCGTCATCATGCTGGCCCTTACCCCGCTGTTGTTCCGCTACGCCCGCACTCTGATGCTGTACCTGTTCGGAGGCATTCGCTACAACCCTGCGGCTGCGCAACCGCCCGCCCCCAACCCGAAATACTAG
- a CDS encoding sensor histidine kinase codes for MKLPRHSPLVLLLLAALCFLGAYLGNHYGLASDVLLRAEAGQLQSVLHEAERTAQADAENIAAEVQHGAVTFTSLLRNTTYPTFIYQGTKLLYWSDHTTRPDPDNINQSFHEKLLDVKFGRYLVLRRQAGAYSILTYIPLERRYGISNRYLREGAERALFRGLDLRIVTANARPSLPRLYSADGTYLFSLESVHPNPITGKYVPLGLLLLGFGFYLAGWGKLARGLFQQRRLLAGAAAVVLPLLAFRAALLYWGLPFSFIELELFNPRVYAASWLSPSLGDLLINALLLVVVVSYALRLFRRFGVVRRIWHLRDWRERAGLGTATVMIFYALLLTLYEFYASTFTNSQLVLDITQSIDLSGFKLLLLLAIVLHTGSYLLIFYMLSQVFTAIMRPATKKLAVLVLAASALVWLLLGLALEVPALTLLGLTLAFFFTLRLTGLRQLSAVVPYQLYLFVFLMVGLSATVGALALYQHFDRQLIQTKQKLAGNLLLDNDLQGEFLLAERAREMASDPLLQAKLASPFDNQEVVRQKITKYYLRDYFDKYESTVWLFDPTGRPLGEDSLAAPLRRKRWRLLAGAMSTDQPNLYLIHNGATFSSRRYVLFVPVPVATGAGNATVVLELVLKKLTTNSLVPELLVDEKFFQPGLGPELSYAGYQGKRLVYSEGDFDYGNDLKPEQLNDPRLYTTGITVAGTHHLGITGSQDRTVVVSTPKYSFRSWFANFSFLFLLHTFFGLLCIVAYLLAKGRYPYMLRTNFSTKIQLFLNMGILVPLLVVSVAIASQVTSSYKHDLLHAYERRGKAVQDNLLKNRALLADSTGREKLTDVAENVANLTETDLNLYDEHGQLLVSSQPLIFESGLLSPLMNPQAIKALNERAQPRILLSEQAGSLSFNALYLPLRMPSTKPGLGPVIGYVGIPFFDSEKELDTKLIELVDTILNIFTVMFILFLVLTFVASRILTTPLKLITEKLKHTTLTGQNELLSYESSDEIGLLVREYNGMLLKLEESKQELAAQEKEAAWREMARQVAHEIKNPLTPMKLSLQFLQKAIAERRPNAEELIGKISQTLITQIDVLSDIATSFSTFTNLPAMRPERLDVVPILRRCVALHQDSATGGKVQFILPEGMQEAGFFVFADENLLVRTFNNLLINAIQSVPDGRRPEIEVLLEQPAADKVRICIQDNGAGIPLAVQEKIFVPNFTTKVTGSGIGLAVARRGIESAGGSIWFETQEGDGTTFYIELPLAPA; via the coding sequence TTGAAGCTTCCTCGTCATTCTCCACTGGTTTTGCTGCTGCTGGCAGCCCTGTGTTTTCTGGGCGCCTATCTGGGCAACCACTACGGGCTGGCGTCGGATGTGCTGCTGCGGGCCGAAGCGGGGCAGCTGCAATCGGTGCTGCATGAGGCTGAGCGCACGGCCCAGGCCGATGCCGAAAACATAGCAGCCGAAGTGCAGCACGGGGCCGTTACGTTTACCTCCTTACTGCGGAATACCACCTACCCCACCTTTATTTACCAGGGCACTAAGCTGCTGTACTGGTCAGATCATACCACCCGGCCCGACCCGGATAATATCAATCAGAGCTTCCATGAAAAGCTCCTGGATGTGAAGTTTGGTCGGTACCTAGTGCTGCGCCGGCAGGCCGGGGCGTACAGTATTCTCACCTATATCCCGCTGGAGCGGCGCTACGGCATCAGCAACCGGTACCTGCGCGAGGGCGCCGAGCGGGCCTTGTTCCGCGGGCTGGACCTGCGCATTGTTACCGCCAATGCCCGCCCCAGCCTGCCCCGGCTGTACTCCGCCGATGGCACTTACCTGTTTTCGCTGGAGAGCGTGCATCCCAACCCCATTACGGGGAAATATGTGCCGCTGGGGCTGCTGCTGCTGGGTTTTGGGTTCTATCTGGCGGGCTGGGGCAAGCTGGCGCGGGGTCTGTTTCAGCAGCGCCGCCTGCTGGCGGGAGCTGCGGCCGTGGTGCTGCCCTTACTGGCATTCCGGGCGGCACTGCTGTACTGGGGACTGCCGTTTTCCTTTATTGAGCTGGAGCTGTTTAACCCCCGGGTGTACGCGGCGTCCTGGCTTTCACCCTCCCTCGGCGACCTGCTCATTAATGCCCTGCTGCTGGTAGTGGTAGTATCCTATGCCCTGCGCCTTTTCCGTCGGTTTGGGGTGGTGCGCCGCATCTGGCATCTGCGGGACTGGCGGGAGCGTGCCGGGTTGGGTACGGCCACCGTCATGATCTTCTATGCCCTGCTGCTGACGCTATATGAGTTCTACGCCAGCACCTTCACCAACTCCCAGCTGGTGCTGGATATTACCCAAAGCATTGATTTATCAGGTTTCAAGCTGCTGCTGCTGCTGGCTATTGTGCTGCATACGGGCAGCTACCTGCTGATATTTTACATGCTGTCGCAGGTGTTTACCGCTATTATGCGGCCGGCTACCAAAAAGCTGGCGGTGCTGGTGCTGGCGGCCAGTGCGCTGGTGTGGCTGCTGCTGGGCCTGGCCCTGGAGGTACCTGCTCTAACCTTGCTGGGGCTCACGCTGGCGTTCTTCTTTACGCTGCGCCTTACGGGGCTGCGCCAGCTCTCGGCGGTGGTGCCCTACCAGCTATACTTGTTTGTGTTTCTGATGGTTGGCCTGAGTGCCACCGTGGGCGCCCTGGCACTTTACCAGCACTTCGACCGCCAGCTCATTCAAACCAAACAAAAGCTGGCGGGCAATCTGCTGCTCGATAACGACCTGCAGGGCGAGTTCCTGCTGGCTGAGCGCGCCCGCGAAATGGCCAGCGACCCGCTCCTGCAGGCCAAGCTGGCCAGCCCCTTCGATAACCAGGAAGTGGTGCGCCAGAAGATTACCAAGTACTATCTGCGGGACTACTTTGATAAGTATGAGTCTACGGTGTGGCTGTTTGACCCTACCGGCCGGCCCCTGGGCGAGGACAGCCTGGCGGCCCCCTTGCGCCGCAAGCGGTGGCGGCTGCTGGCCGGCGCTATGTCCACCGACCAGCCCAACCTGTACCTGATTCATAACGGGGCTACGTTCAGCTCCCGTCGCTACGTGCTGTTTGTGCCCGTGCCGGTAGCCACCGGGGCCGGCAATGCCACAGTTGTGCTGGAGCTGGTCCTGAAAAAACTCACCACCAATAGCCTGGTACCCGAGCTGTTGGTGGATGAAAAGTTCTTCCAGCCCGGGCTGGGTCCCGAGCTCAGCTATGCCGGCTACCAGGGCAAGCGGCTGGTGTATAGTGAAGGGGATTTCGACTATGGAAATGACCTGAAGCCGGAACAGCTAAACGACCCGCGCCTGTATACCACCGGCATTACGGTGGCCGGTACGCATCATTTAGGCATTACCGGCTCCCAGGACCGGACTGTTGTAGTGAGTACGCCCAAGTATTCCTTCCGGAGCTGGTTTGCCAACTTTTCCTTCCTGTTTTTGCTGCACACTTTCTTCGGGCTGCTGTGCATTGTGGCGTATCTGCTGGCGAAGGGGCGCTACCCGTATATGCTGCGCACCAACTTCAGCACCAAGATTCAGCTGTTCCTGAACATGGGTATTCTGGTGCCGCTGCTGGTGGTGAGCGTGGCCATTGCCAGTCAGGTAACCTCTTCTTACAAGCACGACCTGCTGCATGCCTACGAGCGGCGAGGCAAGGCCGTGCAGGACAATCTGCTGAAAAACCGCGCCCTGCTGGCCGATTCCACCGGCCGGGAGAAGCTCACCGATGTAGCCGAAAACGTAGCCAACCTCACCGAAACCGACCTCAACCTCTACGATGAGCACGGCCAGCTGCTGGTTAGCAGTCAGCCGCTGATATTTGAGAGTGGGCTGCTGAGTCCTTTGATGAATCCGCAGGCTATTAAGGCCCTCAATGAGCGGGCCCAGCCCCGGATATTGCTTTCTGAACAGGCCGGGAGTCTGTCGTTCAACGCTTTGTACCTGCCGTTGCGCATGCCCTCCACCAAGCCGGGGCTGGGCCCTGTTATTGGGTATGTGGGTATTCCGTTTTTCGATTCGGAGAAGGAGCTGGATACCAAGCTGATTGAGCTGGTAGATACCATTCTGAACATCTTTACAGTGATGTTCATCCTGTTTCTGGTGCTCACCTTCGTGGCCTCCCGCATCCTGACAACCCCGCTTAAGCTCATCACCGAAAAGCTCAAGCACACCACCCTTACCGGGCAGAACGAACTGCTTTCCTATGAGTCTTCGGATGAGATTGGCCTGCTGGTGCGCGAGTACAACGGCATGCTGCTGAAGCTGGAAGAAAGTAAGCAGGAGCTGGCGGCGCAGGAAAAGGAAGCCGCCTGGCGCGAAATGGCCCGGCAAGTAGCCCACGAAATTAAAAACCCGCTCACGCCCATGAAGCTGAGCCTGCAGTTTCTGCAGAAAGCCATTGCCGAGCGCCGACCCAACGCCGAGGAGCTGATTGGCAAGATTTCCCAGACACTCATCACCCAGATTGACGTGCTGTCGGATATTGCTACCTCCTTCAGCACGTTTACCAACCTGCCCGCCATGCGGCCCGAGCGGCTGGATGTGGTACCTATTCTGCGGCGTTGCGTGGCCCTGCACCAGGATAGCGCTACGGGCGGCAAAGTGCAGTTTATCCTGCCTGAGGGCATGCAGGAAGCGGGCTTCTTTGTCTTCGCAGACGAAAATCTGTTGGTGCGCACCTTCAATAACCTGCTTATCAACGCCATTCAGAGCGTGCCGGATGGCCGACGTCCGGAAATTGAAGTGCTCTTGGAGCAGCCCGCCGCCGATAAAGTGCGCATCTGCATTCAAGACAATGGCGCGGGTATTCCCCTGGCTGTGCAGGAAAAGATCTTCGTGCCCAACTTCACTACCAAGGTTACGGGCTCGGGCATTGGGCTGGCGGTAGCGCGGCGCGGCATTGAGAGTGCCGGCGGCAGCATCTGGTTTGAAACCCAGGAGGGGGATGGTACCACATTCTATATTGAGCTGCCATTGGCCCCGGCCTAA